From the genome of Fundulus heteroclitus isolate FHET01 chromosome 7, MU-UCD_Fhet_4.1, whole genome shotgun sequence, one region includes:
- the LOC105922247 gene encoding trace amine-associated receptor 13c-like: protein MQVANDLCFPHLFNSSCRKPTSSWNETVLLHTILSIISLLTVALNLLVIISVSHFRKLHTPTNILLLSLAVSDFLVGLLLMPGEIIRNTACWFFGDLLCSLYNYVSYIITSASVGDMVLISVDRYVAICDPLHYATLVTERRVKACVCLCWLGSVLYSSVVVKADLTQPGQQHSCYGECVIVVDYILGTFDLLITFIAPVTIIIVLYMRVFVVAVSQARAMRSHITAVALQLSVAFTRKSELKAARTLGVLMVVFLICFCPYYCVSLVGDNLLTDSYASYVIFLFYFNSSLNPVIYALFYPWFRKAVKLIVTFQILQPGSREANIE from the exons ATGCAGGTTGCTAATGACCTGTGCTTTCCACATCTCTTTAACAGCTCCTGCAGAAAACCTACATCTTCTTGGAATGAAACTGTTCTCCTTCACACCATATTGTCCATCATCTCTCTGCTCACTGTGGCTCTCAACCTGCTCGTCATTATCTCCGTCTCCCACTTCAG GAAGCTCCACACACCCACTAAcatcctccttctctctctggcTGTGTCAGATTTTCTCGTGGGGCTCCTTTTGATGCCGGGTGAAATTATTCGAAACACAGCCTGTTGGTTTTTTGGCGACCTCCTGTGTTCCTTGTATAATTATGTATCATACATCATCACCTCTGCCTCAGTTGGTGACATGGTGCTCATATCAGTGGACCGCTATGTGGCTATCTGTGACCCTCTCCATTATGCCACTTTAGTCACAGAGAGAAGAGTTAAAGCCTGTGTCTGTCTTTGCTGGCTTGGCTCTGTTCTGTACAGCAGTGTTGTTGTGAAGGCTGACTTAACTCAGCCGGGACAACAACATTCTTGCTATGGAGAGTGTGTGATTGTAGTTGACTACATTTTGGGAACATTTGACCTTCTTATTACATTTATTGCTCCAGTTACTATCATCATAGTCCTGTACATGAGAGTGTTTGTGGTAGCTGTGTCTCAGGCTCGTGCCATGCGCTCTCACATTACAGCTGTCGCACTACAGCTTTCTGTGGCTTTCACGAGGAAATCCGAATTAAAAGCAGCGCGAACCCTTGGGGTTCTAATGGTTGTGTTCCTCATATGTTTCTGTCCATATTACTGTGTCAGTCTGGTAGGTGATAACTTGCTCACCGACTCGTATGCATCGTATgtcatatttctgttttattttaactctAGTCTTAACCCAGTGATATATGCGTTGTTTTATCCCTGGTTTAGGAAAGCTGTCAAACTTATCGTCACTTTTCAGATACTGCAGCCTGGCTCACGTGAAGCAAACATAGAGTAA